The sequence GGGCAGCGAGGACTTCACCTGGGTCGCCCAGGCCATCGCCATCCAGCGCGAGGTCGGCGGCAACCTCGCCGAGGTCCTCGACGCCGTCGGCCACACCATCCGCGAACGCAACGCCATCCGCCGCCAGGTCAAGGCGCTCTCCGCCGAGGGCAAGCTCTCGGCCATGGTGCTGATGGCCTTGCCCTTCGGCATCATCGCCTTCATCTCGGCCACGAACCCGAGCTATCTCTCGGCGTTCACCGAGAGCCTGGTCGGCTACGCGATGCTGGGCGTCGCGGGCGTGATGATGCTGGTCGGCGGCCTGTGGCTCAAGAAGACCGTGGCGATCCGGTTCTGATGGGGACCCCGTGCTGACCGCTTCCATGCCCGGCCCCGTCCTAGCCGCCGTCGCCGCGGTCGCCCTCGGGTTGCCGATCCTGGGCTGGGCTTGCATTCCTCGCACCCGGACTGTGGCGGACCAGGCGCAGGCGAACCTGGCCCGCGGCCTCGACCTCCCCGGCGCTGCCGGCGCCCGCAGCCGCCGGGCCGGGTCCGGGCCGGCCGGACGCCTCGTCGGTTACCTGACCCCGCGGGGGACGGTCGACCGGCTCAACCGGCTCGCCGGCACCGCCGGACGGCCGGCCGCCTGGCCGGTGGCCAAGCTCGTCGCGGCCAAGCTGGTCCTGGCGATGGTCGCGGGTGCCCTGAGCCTGCTGGTCTTCAGCGCGGGGGCGAGCCTCCTCACCGGGCTGATGGCTGGAACGGTCACCCTGGTTGCGTACTTCGTGCCGGAGCTGCTGCTCTACAGCCGCGGCCAGGAGCGGCAGCAGGCGATCGGCCTGGAGCTGGCCGACACCCTCGACCAGATGACCATCGCGGTGGAGGCCGGGCTCGGCTTCGAGTCGGCCATGGCGCGGGCCGCCAAGAACGGCAAGGGCGCGCTGGCCGAGGAGCTGACCCGCACCCTGCAGGACATCGCCGTCGGCCAGCCGCGCCGGGACGCCTACCTGGCCATGGCCGAGCGCACCGGGGTGCAGGATCTGCGCCGGTTCATCCGCGCGGTCGTCCAGGCCGACGCCTACGGCGTCTCCATCGCCGACGTGCTGCGCACCCAGGCAGCCGAGATGCGGCTGAAGCGCCGGCAGCGGGCCGAGGAGAAGGCGATGCAGATCCCGGTCAAGGTGATCTTCCCGCTCATCCTCTGCATCCTGCCGACGCTGTTCATCGTGTTGCTCGGCCCTGCTGTCATGGACATCGTCGCGGCGTTCAGCGACTGATCCACCTTTCTGCCCCGACGCGATCGGCGGCCTCGCGCTTCCCACGATGCTGGGCGCGCGAGGCCGCCGATGTCGTGTTCCAGGGCGCTCGCTCGCGGGCATCGTGCGTTGCTGGCTCGCTCGCCCGGAAGTCATGGCCGTGCGCCTACGGGGCGGTGCTGAAACCCGCATCAGTCGCCATTCTTGTCACCCACGGTGATTCAACCTGCCTCTAAAGGGGCGGAATCCTGTCACCCACACGGCGGAACCCCCTGTTGCCGTGACGCTGCGTGACCCAGTGTCTTCCTCAGCCGCGACGGCGGGCCACGAGGTCCGACCCGGTTCGGCGACACGGGGGGAGAACCCACCATGCTCAACGTCTACGCCGCCATCGCCACCCTGACCTCCTTCGTCGAGGGCCGCCTCAACCGCGACGAGAAGGGCGCCACCGCCGTCGAGTACGGCCTGATGGTCGGCCTGATCGCCGCGGTGATCATCACCACCGTCACCACGCTGGGTGGCCAGCTGGACGGCCTCTTCCAGGAGATCACCACTGCGCTCACGCCCGCCGGCTGACCTAAACCAACGCGTCACCGTCCGCGGGCGGCGGCGTGGCGGCCACCAGGCCGCCGCACCGCCGCCCGCGGTGCATCGGTCACGCGCAACGCCAACGGGGGGAAGTCATGGGGGAACTGCGTTCGGAGCGTGGTGCGGCGGCGGTGGAGTTGGCGCTGCTGCTGCCGGTGCTGCTCGTTCTCGTGCTCGGCATCGTCGAGTTCGGCCGGGCCTTCCAGGTACAGGCCACCCTGGCCGCCGCCGCCCGTGAGGGCGCGCGTGCGTTTGCCCTTGACAGAGACGCCGACGTCAACGCCGCCGTCATAGAGGCCAGTGCGTCCTTGGATACGACCTTGATCGATACGTACCCGGAAGTCGAAGCGGACAACTGCATCGTCAAGGTCGACTACCCGATGTCCTTTCTCACCGACTTCTTCGGCGCGACGATCGACCTCTCTGCCACCGGAGTCATGCGATGCAACGGCTGACCCGCCGCCGGCGGCTGCGCGACGAGCGCGGCGCGTCCGCGGTCCTGATCGCCCTGCTCATGATTCCGCTGCTCGGCTTCGGCGCGCTCGCCGTGGACATCGCGGCCGTCTACTCCGAGAAGCAGCAGCTGCAGAACGGCGCCGATGCCGCCGCGCTGGCCATCGCGCACGACTGCGCATCAGCGCTGCCCGCCTGCGGCGCCGCCCAGGCGACCGCCGATGAGCTGACGGGAGCCAACTACGACGAGGCCGGCTCGGCGCACGGTGTCCCGACGGTCACCTTCGGCACCAACGAGGTGACCGTGACCAACCCCGGCACCCAGGGCCACTGGCTGGCACCCGTCCTGGGCCACGACTCGACCGACGTCTCCGCCAGCGCCACCGTCCGCTGGGGAGCCGCCGGTGGCGGGACGGCGGTCCTGCCGCTGGCCTTCTCCTGGTGCGCCTTCGAGCAGCAGACCGGGGGCGGGGAGCCCACCGGCGAGACGCCGACGGTCATCGACTTCACCAAGGCCGACGAGACCGAGGGCTGCACCGGCCCGTCCAACCTCGAGGTGCCCGGCGGCTTCGCCTGGCTGGACTCGGATTCCGGCGAGTGCGGCGCGACCACCACGGTCGACGGCGTGGCGTACTCGGACACCGGCAACAGCGTCCCCGCCGAATGCGAGCCGGAGTACTTCGAGAGCCTCCTGGGTGAGACCGTCCTGCTGCCCATCTTCGGTGAGGCGGGCGACACCGGGTCGAATGCCTGGTACCGCATCTACGCGTACGCCGCGTTCACCATCACCGGCTACAACTTCGCCGGCCAGTACAAGAGCGACCCTCCCGCGGACTGCGGTGGTACGGGGTCCAGCGGCCGGTGCATCGAAGGCGTCTTCACGCAGTTCGTCGACGCCACGGACGACTTCACCTACGACCCGACCGCGCCCGATCTCGGCGGGTGGGTCGTCCAACTGGTCGCCTGACCGGCGACCGCTCCACTCAAGGGGGAAATGAGTGAACCGCCGCATCCTTGCCGCTGTGCTCGCGCTCGGCCTGGCGATCGTGGGCACCGTCGTGCTGGTCTCCTACGTCCGCGGGGCCGACGCCCGGGCCCTCGAAGGGGTCCAGACGACCCCGGTCCTCGTGGTCACCGCACCGGTGCCGGAAGGCACGCCGGCTGCCGAACTGGCCGGATCGGTACGCCTGGAGCAGATCCCCGCCAAGGTGGCGGCCACCGGCAGCGTCAGCGACCTCGCCGACCTCGGCGACCGGGTCAGCACCGTGGCCCTGCAGCCGGGCGAGCAGCTGCTGGCCAGCCGCTTCGCGGCGGAGGAGAGCCTGCAGCCGCCGGACCGCGCCGAGGTGCCACCCGGCTTCTCCGAGGTCAGCCTGCTGCTCGAGCCGCAGCGGGTGATCGGTGGCCGGCTGGCCGCGGGTGACGAGATCGGCGTCTACATCTCCATGGACCTGGAGGACGCCAACGAGAAGAAGACGGGCACGACGCACTCCGTCCTGCACGGTGTCCTGGTCACCCAGGTTCAGGGTGCGCCGGCCCCGGCCCAAGCGGCCGAGGGCTCGACCAAGACGGTCGCCGCCGGCGCCGCCGCCCCCTCGAACAGCCTGATGGTCACCGTCGCTCTGCCCGCCCGGGACGCCGAGAAGGTGGTCTTCGGCATGGAGCACGCCAGCGTCTGGCTCGCCCTCGAGCCCGAGGGCGCGGACAACGCCGGCACCGGGATCGTCACGCAGAACAACATCTACGGTGACGCGCTCGCCGGCCTCACCGCCGCCAACGGGGGGTCTGGAGAATGAGCCGCGTCGTCCTCGCCGGAGGCACTCCGGACCTGATCGAGCGGCTGCGCGCCGCCCAGCCCGAGCTCGCGGTGCTGCCGCCCGGTCGGGTGCCCACCGAACCGGTCCGGCTGTTCGAGCTGCTCCCGGCCGGCGACCTGCCTCCCGTGGTCGTGCTCGGCCCGGCCGCGCCGGTGGCGGACGTGCTGGCGCTGGCCGGTGCGCTGGACGTTGCCTGGCCGGGGATCAGCGTCGTCCTCGTCGGAGAGCCCACCCCCGAGCTCTGGCCGGCGGTCATGCGTGCCGGCATCCGGGAGGTGGTCCCGCCGGACGCTGACGTGACCGTGCTCCGCGAGGTGGTCGGACGGGCGGCGCAGGTGGCCCTCGGCCGCCGGCAGGCGTTGCACCCCGTCGCCGGCCAGCCGTCCGCGCCCGGGCGGGTCATTGCGGTGGTCTCCCCGAAGGGCGGGGTGGGCAAGACGACTGTGTCCACGAACCTGGCCGTCGGGTTGGCCGCCGTGGCCCCGCAGTCGACCGTCATCGTCGACCTCGATGTCCAGTTCGGCGACGTGGCCAGCGCGCTGGCACTGCAGCCGGAGTACACGCTGCCCGACGCCGTGCACGGCCGGGCCGGCGAGGACTCGATGGTGCTGAAGACGTTCCTGA is a genomic window of Blastococcus sp. HT6-30 containing:
- a CDS encoding type II secretion system F family protein; protein product: MLTASMPGPVLAAVAAVALGLPILGWACIPRTRTVADQAQANLARGLDLPGAAGARSRRAGSGPAGRLVGYLTPRGTVDRLNRLAGTAGRPAAWPVAKLVAAKLVLAMVAGALSLLVFSAGASLLTGLMAGTVTLVAYFVPELLLYSRGQERQQAIGLELADTLDQMTIAVEAGLGFESAMARAAKNGKGALAEELTRTLQDIAVGQPRRDAYLAMAERTGVQDLRRFIRAVVQADAYGVSIADVLRTQAAEMRLKRRQRAEEKAMQIPVKVIFPLILCILPTLFIVLLGPAVMDIVAAFSD
- a CDS encoding Flp family type IVb pilin produces the protein MLNVYAAIATLTSFVEGRLNRDEKGATAVEYGLMVGLIAAVIITTVTTLGGQLDGLFQEITTALTPAG
- a CDS encoding TadE/TadG family type IV pilus assembly protein, which codes for MELALLLPVLLVLVLGIVEFGRAFQVQATLAAAAREGARAFALDRDADVNAAVIEASASLDTTLIDTYPEVEADNCIVKVDYPMSFLTDFFGATIDLSATGVMRCNG
- a CDS encoding Tad domain-containing protein, which gives rise to MQRLTRRRRLRDERGASAVLIALLMIPLLGFGALAVDIAAVYSEKQQLQNGADAAALAIAHDCASALPACGAAQATADELTGANYDEAGSAHGVPTVTFGTNEVTVTNPGTQGHWLAPVLGHDSTDVSASATVRWGAAGGGTAVLPLAFSWCAFEQQTGGGEPTGETPTVIDFTKADETEGCTGPSNLEVPGGFAWLDSDSGECGATTTVDGVAYSDTGNSVPAECEPEYFESLLGETVLLPIFGEAGDTGSNAWYRIYAYAAFTITGYNFAGQYKSDPPADCGGTGSSGRCIEGVFTQFVDATDDFTYDPTAPDLGGWVVQLVA
- a CDS encoding RcpC/CpaB family pilus assembly protein; translation: MNRRILAAVLALGLAIVGTVVLVSYVRGADARALEGVQTTPVLVVTAPVPEGTPAAELAGSVRLEQIPAKVAATGSVSDLADLGDRVSTVALQPGEQLLASRFAAEESLQPPDRAEVPPGFSEVSLLLEPQRVIGGRLAAGDEIGVYISMDLEDANEKKTGTTHSVLHGVLVTQVQGAPAPAQAAEGSTKTVAAGAAAPSNSLMVTVALPARDAEKVVFGMEHASVWLALEPEGADNAGTGIVTQNNIYGDALAGLTAANGGSGE
- a CDS encoding AAA family ATPase; the protein is MSRVVLAGGTPDLIERLRAAQPELAVLPPGRVPTEPVRLFELLPAGDLPPVVVLGPAAPVADVLALAGALDVAWPGISVVLVGEPTPELWPAVMRAGIREVVPPDADVTVLREVVGRAAQVALGRRQALHPVAGQPSAPGRVIAVVSPKGGVGKTTVSTNLAVGLAAVAPQSTVIVDLDVQFGDVASALALQPEYTLPDAVHGRAGEDSMVLKTFLTQHPSGLYAVCGSDSPAAGDTVTADDVSRLLAALAHQFRYVVVDTAPGLSEQTLAALDVASDAVLLSSLDVPGVRGLRKEMDVLGELNLLPTGRHVVMNLADPKQGLDMADVELALGTGVDVVLPRSAAVPASTNAGEPLLLRDLKRDPATRELRRLLERFGVAPAPKSSAFWTRQKAAS